The following proteins are co-located in the Apis mellifera strain DH4 linkage group LG11, Amel_HAv3.1, whole genome shotgun sequence genome:
- the LOC724527 gene encoding coiled-coil domain-containing protein 28A isoform X1: MLLLMAEKSGCGELQQLVQEEECEEPLSQGGEATPPSTPARSHHPSKNDTRNSHISQQILWETNIQTSPIVSKGSSGQATSQGSMVSGRAVNLSNHSNQSRLMYMNEKEKQKPHRPELSKINRQHRAMAPCKHHCFLSEVPDVRRMEQALLQLLEDFHSGNLRAFGKDCSMEQMTEIREQQEQLAKLHFELGQRQGIGGDQSGLRHSSANMDNLLECLQELSVCIEKLHSK; the protein is encoded by the exons atgttattatt aaTGGCTGAAAAGTCTGGATGTGGCGAATTACAACAATTAGTTCAAGAAGAAGAATGTGAAGAACCATTGAGTCAAGGTGGAGAAGCTACACCACCTTCTACACCAGCAAGATCTCATCATCCAAGTAAAAATGATACACGTAATTCTCATATATCg caaCAAATATTATGGGaaacaaatatacaaacatCACCTATTGTTAGTAAAGGAAGTTCTGGTCAAGCAACAAGTCAAGGATCTATGGTTTCTGGTCGAGCCGTGAATCTTTCAAATCATAGTAATCAATCTCGATTAATGTATAtgaatgaaaaggaaaaacaaaaacCACATCGACcagaattatcaaaaattaatcgtcaACATAgag CTATGGCACCATGCAAACATCATTGCTTTTTGTCAGAGGTTCCTGATGTTCGACGTATGGAACAAGCTTTATTACAACTTTTAGAAGATTTTCATAGTGGTAATTTACGAGCATTTG GAAAAGATTGTAGTATGGAACAAATGACAGAAATACGAGAACAACAAGAGCAATTAGCCAAACTTCATTTTGAGTTAGGTCAACGACAAGGAATTGGTGGAGATCAATCAGGTCTCAGACATTCAAGTGCAAATATGGATAATTTATTGGAATGTTTGCAAGAACTTAGTGtttgtattgaaaaattacatagcaagtaa
- the LOC551148 gene encoding coiled-coil domain-containing protein 25 isoform X1: MVYYFTSEVVQPPVTLFMGVDQYENEDLIRWGWPEDVWFHVDKYSSAHVYLRLHLGQTIDDIPSAVLEDAAQLVKANSIEGSKMNDVDVVYTMWSNLKKTQGMEIGEVGFHRDKDVRKIHVTKRINTIINRLNKTKRSEQVNLRAEREQRDKNEREDKKKLLKEQKEKEKAEEKRRKEEAEMRSYNSLFNTSNMTSNTENSGYDSDDFM; this comes from the exons atggtttattattttacaagtgaag TTGTGCAACCACCAGTAACGTTATTTATGGGAGTTGATCAATATGaaa atGAGGATCTTATTAGATGGGGATGGCCAGAAGATGTTTGGTTTCAtgttgataaatattcttcagCACATGTATACCTTCGTCTTcatctt GGACAAACAATAGATGATATACCTAGTGCAGTTTTAGAAGATGCTGCACAATTAGTAAAAGCAAATAGTATTGAGGGAAGTAAAATGAATGATGTTGATGTAGTATATACAATGTGGTCAAATCTGAAAAAGACACAAGGAATGGAAATAGGAGAAGTTGGTTTCCATAGAGATAAAGATGTTCGAAAAATTCATGTTACAAAACgaataaatactattattaatcgattgaaCAAAACTAAACGTTCAGAGCAAGTAAATTTAAGAGCAGAAAGAGAACAACGAGACAAAAATGAAcgagaagataaaaagaaacttttaaaagaacaaaaggaaaaagaaaaagcagaagaaaaacgaagaaaggaagaagcaGAAATGag gagttataattctttatttaatacatctaATATGACATCAAATACAGAAAATAGTGGATATGATTCAGATGATTTTatgtga
- the LOC724527 gene encoding uncharacterized protein LOC724527 isoform X3, whose protein sequence is MLLLMAEKSGCGELQQLVQEEECEEPLSQGGEATPPSTPARSHHPSKNDTRNSHISQQILWETNIQTSPIVSKGSSGQATSQGSMVSGRAVNLSNHSNQSRLMYMNEKEKQKPHRPELSKINRQHREVPDVRRMEQALLQLLEDFHSGNLRAFGKDCSMEQMTEIREQQEQLAKLHFELGQRQGIGGDQSGLRHSSANMDNLLECLQELSVCIEKLHSK, encoded by the exons atgttattatt aaTGGCTGAAAAGTCTGGATGTGGCGAATTACAACAATTAGTTCAAGAAGAAGAATGTGAAGAACCATTGAGTCAAGGTGGAGAAGCTACACCACCTTCTACACCAGCAAGATCTCATCATCCAAGTAAAAATGATACACGTAATTCTCATATATCg caaCAAATATTATGGGaaacaaatatacaaacatCACCTATTGTTAGTAAAGGAAGTTCTGGTCAAGCAACAAGTCAAGGATCTATGGTTTCTGGTCGAGCCGTGAATCTTTCAAATCATAGTAATCAATCTCGATTAATGTATAtgaatgaaaaggaaaaacaaaaacCACATCGACcagaattatcaaaaattaatcgtcaACATAgag AGGTTCCTGATGTTCGACGTATGGAACAAGCTTTATTACAACTTTTAGAAGATTTTCATAGTGGTAATTTACGAGCATTTG GAAAAGATTGTAGTATGGAACAAATGACAGAAATACGAGAACAACAAGAGCAATTAGCCAAACTTCATTTTGAGTTAGGTCAACGACAAGGAATTGGTGGAGATCAATCAGGTCTCAGACATTCAAGTGCAAATATGGATAATTTATTGGAATGTTTGCAAGAACTTAGTGtttgtattgaaaaattacatagcaagtaa
- the LOC411718 gene encoding ubiquitin-associated domain-containing protein 1, which yields MSESKSLLINIISPEGMITNFNITSDMTINAIKNIAIKHFYGDDTSRNPSDFRLIHSTKFKCLIDNYNITNENINENEELMLINIRSTSMNDNLSEKALKGPSKELILQVTENLPIRNPPKHIPSLYCPADFQNEVRKILITLVKASARIILYSPEAQKFCDILKEKLETRCKPNINPNAIKTLTEMGYSEKKVLKILRLRKSNIMEALEWLTEHQNDPEDDDNDLDSESIETGCQDLNKEENILNIVDRLLKNYHHCRKIDFKPNSRAVQLLLEMGFEENNIIEALKITGNNQINACEWLLGERRHSLQDLDKELDSDNPIYKAIMNDPRIQLSLTNPNMLLVYLSLLETPVAIGERIRDPEIGPVLDHIIAMYHAEKHAIHMNQYVIDF from the exons ATGTCTGaatcaaaatctttattaattaatattataag tccTGAAGGAatgattacaaattttaatataacatcaGATATGACTATTAATGcaatcaaaaatattgcaataaaacatttttatggtGATGATACATCAAGAAATCCAAGtgattttcgtttaattcattCAACTAAATTCAAATGTCtcatagataattataatataacaaatgaaaacattaatgaaaatg AggaattaatgttaataaacatTCGTTCTACATCTATGAATGACAATTTATCTGAAAAAGCTTTGAAAGGTCCaagtaaagaattaatattacaagtaacagaaaatttacCTATACGCAATCCACCTAAACATATTCCTTCACTTTATTGTCCTGCagat tttCAAAATGAagtacgaaaaattttaataacacttGTAAAAGCATCagcaagaattattttatatagtccAGAAGCacaaaaattttgtgatattttaaaagaaaaattagaaacaagATGTAAACCAAATATTAATCCAAATGCTATAAAAACTCTTACAGAAATGGGTTATTCTGAGAAAAAAGTCTTGAAAATTCTTCGCTTACGAAA atcaaATATAATGGAAGCTTTGGAATGGTTAACAGAACATCAAAATGATCCAgaagatgatgataatgatttaGATTCAGAATCTATTGAAACag gaTGTCAAGATTTAAACAAAGAGGAGAATATACTTAACATAGTAGAtcgtttgttaaaaaattatcatcactgtagaaaaatagattttaaaccTAATTCTAGAGcagtacaattattattagaaatgggatttgaagaaaacaatattattgagGCTCTAAAAATTACTGGAAACAATCAAATTAATGCt tgtgAATGGTTACTTGGAGAAAGAAGACACAGCTTACAAGATTTAGATAAAGAACTTGATTCGGATAATCCAATTTATAAAGCAATTATGAATGATCCTCGCATCCAACTTAGTCTTACAAATCCTAATATGCTACTTg tatatttatcCCTATTGGAAACACCTGTAGCTATAGGTGAACGAATAAGGGATCCTGAAATAGGACCAGTACTTGATCATATTATTGCAATGTATCATGCTGAAAAACATGCAATTCATATGAATCAAtatgtaattgatttttaa
- the LOC411719 gene encoding queuine tRNA-ribosyltransferase catalytic subunit: MLQVKSPLLFEIFYECQTTKARTGRITLIHHQIDTPVFMPVGTQGTLKGLLPQQLEQLNCQIILGNTYHLGTRPGLNVMQKAGGLHKFMNWKRALLTDSGGFQMVSLLELAKITEDGVKFKSPYNESDCMLTPEHSIQIQNIIGADIIMQLDDVVKSTLTGPRVKEAMYRTTRWLDRCLKAHQKPNEQSIFPIVQGGLDPKLRSECANQLIKCKVNGYAVGGLSGGESKDEFWRMVYLTTNILPKNKPRYLMGVGFAIDLIICSALGIDMFDCVFPTRTARFGCALVRTGQLNLRQVQYHKDMRPIDESCECNTCKTYTRAYLHHIVTVETVACHLLSVHNIAFQMKLMENIRQSIKEQRFPKFIQQYMLDLYPNKEYPSWIVNALKAVNVTLL; this comes from the exons ATGTTACAAGTAAAATCTCCAttactttttgaaatattttatgaatgtcAAACAACAAAAGCTAGAACTGGTAGAATAACACTTATTCATCATCAAATAGATACACCAGTATTTATGCCAGTAGGCACACAA ggtACTTTAAAAGGTTTATTACCTCAACAATTAGAACAATTAAATTGTCAAATTATACTTGGAAATACATATCATCTTGGAACAAGACct gGTCTTAATGTTATGCAAAAAGCTGGTggtttacataaatttatgaattggaAAAGAGCTTTATTAACTGATTCTGGTGGTTTTCAAATGGTATCATTATTAGAACTTGCAAAAATTACAGAAGATGGTGTTAAGTTTAAATCACCATACAATG aatCAGATTGTATGTTGACACCTGAACATTCCATACAAATACAAAACATAATAGGTGCAGATATAATTATGCAACTTGATGATGTAGTTAAAAGTACATTAACAGGACCAAGAGTAAAAGAAGCAATGTATAG aacaaCTAGGTGGTTAGATAGATGTTTGAAAGCACATCAAAAACCAAATGAACAAAGTATATTTCCAATTGTACAAGGAGGTCTTGATCCCAAACTTAGATCAGAATGtgcaaatcaattaattaagtgTAAAGTCAATGGTTATGCAGTGGGAGGATTaag tGGTGGAGAATCTAAAGATGAATTTTGGAGAATGGTATATCTCACTACAAATATACTTCCAAAAAATAAACCACGATATTTAATGGGTGTTGGATTTgctattgatttaattatttgttctgCTTTAGGAATAGATATGTTTGATTGTGTATTTCCTACAAGGACGgca agaTTTGGTTGTGCATTGGTACGTACTGgccaattaaatttaagacaAGTTCAATATCATAAAGATATGAGACCAATAGATGAATCATGTGAATGCAATACATGTAAAACATATACACGTGCTTATCTTCATCATATTGTAACAGTAGAAACAGTTGCATGTCATTTGTTATCTGTTCATAATATTGCATTTCAAATGAAactaatggaaaatattagaCAAAGTATTAAAGAACAaagatttccaaaatttatacaaCAATATATGTTAGATTTATATCCAAATAAGGAATACCCTTCATGGATTGTTAATGCTTTGAAAGCAGTTaatgttacattattataa
- the LOC551148 gene encoding coiled-coil domain-containing protein 25 isoform X2, translated as MGVDQYENEDLIRWGWPEDVWFHVDKYSSAHVYLRLHLGQTIDDIPSAVLEDAAQLVKANSIEGSKMNDVDVVYTMWSNLKKTQGMEIGEVGFHRDKDVRKIHVTKRINTIINRLNKTKRSEQVNLRAEREQRDKNEREDKKKLLKEQKEKEKAEEKRRKEEAEMRSYNSLFNTSNMTSNTENSGYDSDDFM; from the exons ATGGGAGTTGATCAATATGaaa atGAGGATCTTATTAGATGGGGATGGCCAGAAGATGTTTGGTTTCAtgttgataaatattcttcagCACATGTATACCTTCGTCTTcatctt GGACAAACAATAGATGATATACCTAGTGCAGTTTTAGAAGATGCTGCACAATTAGTAAAAGCAAATAGTATTGAGGGAAGTAAAATGAATGATGTTGATGTAGTATATACAATGTGGTCAAATCTGAAAAAGACACAAGGAATGGAAATAGGAGAAGTTGGTTTCCATAGAGATAAAGATGTTCGAAAAATTCATGTTACAAAACgaataaatactattattaatcgattgaaCAAAACTAAACGTTCAGAGCAAGTAAATTTAAGAGCAGAAAGAGAACAACGAGACAAAAATGAAcgagaagataaaaagaaacttttaaaagaacaaaaggaaaaagaaaaagcagaagaaaaacgaagaaaggaagaagcaGAAATGag gagttataattctttatttaatacatctaATATGACATCAAATACAGAAAATAGTGGATATGATTCAGATGATTTTatgtga
- the LOC724527 gene encoding coiled-coil domain-containing protein 28A isoform X2: protein MAEKSGCGELQQLVQEEECEEPLSQGGEATPPSTPARSHHPSKNDTRNSHISQQILWETNIQTSPIVSKGSSGQATSQGSMVSGRAVNLSNHSNQSRLMYMNEKEKQKPHRPELSKINRQHRAMAPCKHHCFLSEVPDVRRMEQALLQLLEDFHSGNLRAFGKDCSMEQMTEIREQQEQLAKLHFELGQRQGIGGDQSGLRHSSANMDNLLECLQELSVCIEKLHSK from the exons aTGGCTGAAAAGTCTGGATGTGGCGAATTACAACAATTAGTTCAAGAAGAAGAATGTGAAGAACCATTGAGTCAAGGTGGAGAAGCTACACCACCTTCTACACCAGCAAGATCTCATCATCCAAGTAAAAATGATACACGTAATTCTCATATATCg caaCAAATATTATGGGaaacaaatatacaaacatCACCTATTGTTAGTAAAGGAAGTTCTGGTCAAGCAACAAGTCAAGGATCTATGGTTTCTGGTCGAGCCGTGAATCTTTCAAATCATAGTAATCAATCTCGATTAATGTATAtgaatgaaaaggaaaaacaaaaacCACATCGACcagaattatcaaaaattaatcgtcaACATAgag CTATGGCACCATGCAAACATCATTGCTTTTTGTCAGAGGTTCCTGATGTTCGACGTATGGAACAAGCTTTATTACAACTTTTAGAAGATTTTCATAGTGGTAATTTACGAGCATTTG GAAAAGATTGTAGTATGGAACAAATGACAGAAATACGAGAACAACAAGAGCAATTAGCCAAACTTCATTTTGAGTTAGGTCAACGACAAGGAATTGGTGGAGATCAATCAGGTCTCAGACATTCAAGTGCAAATATGGATAATTTATTGGAATGTTTGCAAGAACTTAGTGtttgtattgaaaaattacatagcaagtaa